In Proteus vulgaris, the following are encoded in one genomic region:
- a CDS encoding IS91-like element ISCR2 family transposase — MPHVAARTASRDRDTGRYQSHRPEQTLLYQIVDEYYPAFAALMAEQGKELPGYVQREFEEFLQCGRLEHGFLRVRCESCHAEHLVAFSCKRRGFCPSCGARRMAESAALLVDEVLPEQPMRQWVLSFPFQLRFLFASRPEIMGWVLGIVYRVIATHLVKKAGHTHQVAKTGAVTLIQRFGSALNLNVHFHMLFLDGVYVEQSHGSARFRWVKAPTSPELTQLTHTIAHRVGRYLERQGLLERDVENSYLASDAVDDDPMTPLLGHSITYRIAVGSQAGRKVFTLQTLPTSGDPFGDGIGKVAGSSLHAGVAARADERKKLERLCRYISRPAVSEKRLSLTRGGNVRYQLKTPYRDGTTHVIFEPLDFIARLAALVPKPRVNLTRFHGVFAPNSRHRALVTPAKRGRGNKVRVADEPATPAQRRASMTWAQRLKRVFNIDIETCSGCGGAMKVIACIEDPIVIKQILDHLKHKAETSGTRALPESRAPPAELLLGLFD, encoded by the coding sequence ATGCCTCATGTGGCGGCCAGGACGGCCAGCCGGGATCGGGATACTGGTCGTTACCAGAGCCACCGACCCGAGCAAACCCTTCTCTATCAGATCGTTGACGAGTATTACCCGGCATTCGCTGCGCTTATGGCAGAGCAGGGAAAGGAATTGCCGGGCTATGTGCAACGGGAATTTGAAGAATTTCTCCAATGCGGGCGGCTGGAGCATGGCTTTCTACGGGTTCGCTGCGAGTCTTGCCACGCCGAGCACCTGGTCGCTTTCAGCTGTAAGCGTCGCGGTTTCTGCCCGAGCTGTGGGGCGCGGCGGATGGCCGAAAGTGCCGCCTTGCTGGTTGATGAAGTACTGCCTGAACAACCCATGCGTCAGTGGGTGTTGAGCTTCCCGTTTCAGCTGCGTTTCCTGTTTGCCAGCCGGCCCGAGATCATGGGGTGGGTGCTGGGCATCGTTTACCGCGTCATTGCCACGCACCTGGTCAAGAAAGCGGGCCATACCCACCAAGTGGCCAAGACGGGCGCGGTCACCCTGATCCAGCGTTTTGGATCGGCGCTCAATCTGAATGTTCACTTCCACATGCTGTTTCTCGACGGTGTGTATGTCGAGCAATCCCACGGCTCAGCGCGTTTCCGCTGGGTCAAGGCGCCGACCAGCCCAGAGCTCACCCAGCTGACGCACACCATCGCCCACCGGGTGGGTCGCTATCTGGAACGGCAAGGCCTGCTGGAACGGGATGTCGAAAACAGCTATCTGGCCTCGGATGCGGTGGATGACGACCCGATGACACCCCTGCTGGGGCACTCGATCACTTACCGTATCGCTGTCGGTTCACAGGCGGGGCGAAAGGTGTTCACTTTGCAAACTCTGCCGACCAGTGGTGATCCGTTCGGTGACGGGATTGGCAAGGTAGCCGGGTCCAGCCTGCACGCCGGCGTGGCGGCCAGGGCCGATGAACGCAAGAAGCTCGAACGGCTGTGCCGGTACATCAGCCGCCCGGCGGTATCCGAGAAGCGGCTGTCGTTAACACGAGGCGGCAACGTGCGCTACCAGCTCAAGACGCCGTACCGGGACGGCACCACGCACGTCATTTTCGAACCATTGGATTTCATTGCAAGGCTGGCCGCCCTGGTACCGAAGCCCAGAGTCAACCTAACCCGCTTCCACGGGGTGTTCGCACCCAACAGTCGGCACCGGGCGTTGGTCACGCCGGCAAAACGGGGCAGGGGCAACAAGGTCAGGGTGGCTGATGAACCGGCAACACCAGCACAACGGCGAGCGTCGATGACATGGGCGCAACGGCTCAAGCGTGTTTTCAATATCGACATCGAGACCTGCAGCGGCTGCGGCGGCGCCATGAAAGTCATCGCCTGCATTGAAGACCCTATAGTGATCAAGCAGATCCTTGATCACCTGAAGCACAAAGCCGAAACCAGCGGGACCAGGGCGTTACCCGAAAGCCGGGCGCCACCGGCTGAGCTGCTCCTGGGTCTGTTTGACTGA
- a CDS encoding dihydrofolate reductase, whose translation MIMKLSLIVAMDKNFGIGKDNDLLWKLPADMKFFKETSTGHVVITGRKNYESIPEKFRPLPNRENAVLTHQIGYQAPGAHVFFSLTECLEFYKNETERTVFIIGGGQIYAEVMQRNILQEMYITQVDGVFDADTFFPKFSESEWNSETVLKQGIDEKHAFAFEIKKYTRK comes from the coding sequence ATCATTATGAAACTATCATTAATTGTTGCCATGGATAAAAATTTTGGCATTGGTAAAGACAACGATTTGTTATGGAAATTGCCGGCTGATATGAAATTCTTTAAAGAAACTTCAACAGGTCATGTAGTAATAACCGGACGTAAAAATTATGAATCTATTCCTGAGAAATTTAGACCCTTGCCAAATCGTGAAAATGCCGTTTTAACTCACCAAATCGGCTATCAAGCACCAGGAGCTCATGTCTTTTTTTCACTTACTGAATGTTTAGAGTTCTATAAAAATGAAACCGAAAGAACTGTTTTCATCATTGGTGGGGGACAAATTTATGCAGAAGTTATGCAGCGAAACATCCTTCAAGAAATGTATATCACACAAGTAGATGGAGTGTTTGACGCAGATACTTTTTTTCCTAAATTTTCTGAATCTGAGTGGAATAGTGAAACTGTACTGAAACAGGGTATTGATGAAAAACACGCTTTTGCTTTTGAAATAAAAAAATATACACGTAAATAA
- the erm gene encoding 23S ribosomal RNA methyltransferase Erm encodes MERNIKDSQNFLHNAQLVNKLVGLSNITCDDLVYEIGPGKGIITRALLGRCRQVVAIEYDAELYRRLLEQLKGHEDLVLLNRDFLTVDLPSEPYKVFSNIPFNMTADILSKLLTTGRTPEDLYLVMQQEAVYKYAGEPLCQDGFKSLLFKPIYEIKVIHNFDKADFSPSPNVSIFFVNFHKKEYCDIKKLPLIDYWDFLAFVYSAPGRFFKEKTKKVFSYEQQKRIRKQIDLHEEAFISEWTYKQWLAMFDVYSKMVSPEKKKLVIGAYSRLIAEQAKLDKLHRDRSKKY; translated from the coding sequence TTGGAACGCAACATAAAAGACTCTCAAAATTTTTTACACAATGCCCAACTAGTAAATAAACTAGTCGGACTTAGCAATATAACTTGCGATGATTTGGTTTATGAAATCGGACCCGGCAAAGGAATTATCACTCGAGCCTTACTTGGACGCTGTAGACAAGTTGTTGCGATAGAGTACGACGCGGAATTGTACAGGCGATTGCTTGAGCAATTAAAGGGGCACGAGGATTTAGTTCTGCTGAACAGGGACTTTCTAACAGTAGATTTGCCGAGCGAGCCGTACAAAGTTTTTTCTAACATACCATTCAACATGACTGCGGATATTTTGAGCAAACTTTTGACGACGGGAAGGACGCCCGAGGATTTATATCTCGTCATGCAACAAGAGGCGGTATATAAGTACGCAGGTGAGCCTTTGTGCCAAGATGGATTTAAGTCGCTACTTTTTAAGCCGATTTACGAAATCAAAGTCATTCACAACTTTGATAAAGCGGACTTTTCGCCAAGCCCGAATGTATCAATATTTTTTGTGAACTTTCACAAAAAAGAATACTGCGACATAAAAAAATTGCCGCTAATCGACTACTGGGATTTCTTGGCTTTTGTATATTCCGCGCCAGGCAGATTTTTTAAGGAAAAAACAAAAAAAGTTTTTTCATACGAACAACAAAAGCGGATACGAAAGCAAATCGATCTTCACGAGGAGGCGTTTATTTCGGAATGGACATACAAACAATGGCTTGCCATGTTTGATGTATACTCTAAAATGGTTTCGCCAGAAAAAAAGAAATTGGTTATAGGCGCATATAGCCGATTGATTGCCGAGCAGGCAAAACTCGACAAACTACATCGTGACAGGAGCAAAAAGTATTAG
- a CDS encoding Tn3 family transposase — MAISNELSILTQAEQRDLYSAPQFSIEEQRLYFSLNDVEQAECRTIRLTKHRCYFVALLGYFKSKPVIIAPSFRDISIDMQFIASQIQRGKGIRPFSVSKMQRDRIYSRILRLLNYNKWNEKQHLNALCHHLVYIGHAWLEPRHLFDAAIEYLASHNIAIPKYSVLQRLISRTMQQVRKDLTLQLNQLTSNELNVFLDNIITTKDDGLSLSHLRGGAKSLTVPELKKELAIYHRLAPWHTQINDVVDRLNLSLKNRQHFSGLIDYYGSKVRRFKRSQQHLWLLCHLTERMQLALERLTDGFVYHIRKQQEAANAFAQQAVFLSWQSAADNVTKAAELLHLFVDENIDDNQPFSVVRQQALKVMNDRDIQTLCLYLKKQKRTVEEYQWQHYDEQCNLLEQLLRQVFLCLECEAGKGSEAVVAQLQQMQTEIAFGGPLKTMDTSLIPKKHLPWLVKQDNVNPQRYEWLLYRQLTSRLNGRIYLPNVTKYRALEDDLIPQTSQDTLLASSTLDRLKQPAELLLQEKQHRLESALKDVALHIDEGDNRNVIMKNRTGTRWRLPTKSATSLVNNPFFKRMQPVGIADVLRYVERETGFMKCLTHVLPIQKQGFTHQDDLLAILIANATHRGVYGMAQISDRSYEHLSTVQANYIRPETLHDASDVINNAVAALPIFRHYHIQEDQLHASADGQKFETHLETFKTRYSSKYFGTNKGITAMTLVANHSALNARIIGSNEHESHYIYDLLQSNSSEIKPDVLSTDTHGVNHVNFALLDLCGYSFAPRYAQFSSVINDLFDVTESEQGSTILALKKPIRTNVITTGWQDIRRIVLSLQTKRTTQAMLVRKLSGYPSGHPILQALTEYNRLVKAQYLLDYIDDASLRQYVQRALNRGEAWHFLRRAIASVNGDQFRGKNESEIAIWNECARLLANAIIYFNSAILSHLLGHFEARGDEEKAGITRAVSPVAWQNINLSGTYNFTNTGKLPNIGEITRPIVDD, encoded by the coding sequence ATGGCAATTAGTAATGAACTCTCGATTCTGACTCAGGCAGAACAACGAGACTTGTATTCAGCACCTCAGTTTTCTATTGAGGAACAACGTTTGTATTTTTCGCTAAACGATGTAGAACAGGCCGAATGCCGTACTATCAGGCTTACTAAACATCGTTGTTATTTCGTGGCGCTTCTGGGCTATTTTAAATCTAAGCCAGTGATCATTGCTCCGAGTTTCCGTGATATCAGTATCGACATGCAGTTTATTGCCTCCCAAATTCAAAGAGGTAAAGGGATCAGGCCTTTCAGTGTCAGTAAAATGCAGCGTGACCGTATTTACTCAAGGATACTGCGTCTACTAAATTACAATAAGTGGAATGAAAAACAGCACCTCAATGCTCTGTGCCACCACCTGGTTTACATTGGTCATGCCTGGCTGGAGCCTCGACACCTCTTTGATGCGGCCATTGAATACCTTGCCAGCCATAACATTGCCATTCCTAAGTACTCCGTGCTTCAAAGACTGATAAGCCGCACAATGCAACAGGTCAGAAAAGACCTGACGCTCCAACTGAATCAACTTACCAGTAATGAACTTAACGTCTTTCTGGACAACATAATCACTACTAAAGACGACGGGCTGAGTCTGAGCCATCTCAGGGGTGGTGCCAAAAGTCTGACCGTGCCTGAGCTTAAAAAAGAGCTCGCCATTTACCACCGGTTAGCACCATGGCACACGCAAATAAATGACGTTGTGGACAGGCTCAATCTGTCGCTAAAAAATCGACAACACTTCAGCGGCCTTATTGATTACTACGGCAGTAAAGTGCGGCGCTTCAAACGCTCACAGCAGCACCTGTGGTTACTGTGTCATCTGACAGAGCGCATGCAACTTGCACTGGAGCGCCTGACGGATGGGTTTGTTTACCATATCCGAAAACAACAGGAAGCCGCCAACGCCTTTGCACAACAAGCAGTGTTCCTGTCCTGGCAGTCAGCTGCGGACAATGTCACGAAAGCGGCAGAGCTACTGCATCTGTTTGTGGATGAGAACATTGATGATAATCAACCCTTCTCAGTAGTCAGACAACAGGCATTGAAGGTCATGAATGACAGGGATATCCAGACCCTCTGCCTTTACCTGAAAAAACAGAAACGGACCGTGGAAGAGTACCAGTGGCAACATTACGATGAACAATGCAATCTCCTGGAGCAACTGTTAAGGCAGGTGTTCTTGTGCCTTGAATGTGAGGCCGGTAAAGGCTCAGAAGCCGTCGTCGCCCAACTTCAACAGATGCAGACGGAAATCGCATTCGGTGGACCACTGAAGACGATGGATACGTCGCTCATCCCGAAAAAGCACCTCCCATGGTTGGTTAAACAGGATAACGTTAACCCGCAACGTTACGAATGGCTGCTCTACCGGCAGTTAACCTCACGACTGAATGGACGCATTTATTTGCCAAATGTTACCAAATACCGCGCACTGGAAGACGACCTGATCCCCCAGACATCGCAGGATACCTTGCTGGCCTCATCAACACTGGACAGACTAAAACAGCCCGCAGAGTTATTGTTACAGGAGAAACAACACCGGCTGGAAAGTGCACTCAAAGACGTTGCTCTCCATATTGATGAGGGAGACAATCGAAATGTGATCATGAAAAATCGTACCGGTACCCGCTGGCGTCTGCCGACCAAAAGCGCTACATCTCTGGTCAACAATCCCTTTTTTAAGCGAATGCAACCGGTCGGTATCGCGGATGTACTGCGGTATGTAGAGCGCGAAACCGGGTTCATGAAATGTCTGACTCATGTACTTCCGATACAAAAACAAGGGTTCACTCATCAGGATGATTTACTGGCCATTCTGATTGCCAACGCCACTCACCGTGGTGTGTATGGCATGGCGCAGATCTCCGATCGAAGCTATGAACACCTGAGTACGGTGCAGGCCAACTATATCCGGCCTGAAACGCTGCATGACGCCAGCGACGTGATCAATAATGCGGTTGCAGCGCTACCCATCTTCCGCCACTACCATATTCAGGAGGACCAGCTGCATGCCAGTGCGGATGGTCAGAAATTCGAAACCCATCTGGAAACCTTTAAAACCCGGTACTCCTCTAAGTATTTCGGCACCAACAAAGGGATCACGGCCATGACACTGGTGGCCAACCACAGCGCCCTCAATGCTCGGATCATCGGTTCCAACGAGCACGAATCACACTATATTTATGACCTGTTACAATCCAACAGCAGTGAAATCAAACCTGACGTACTCTCGACAGATACACACGGTGTCAATCATGTTAACTTCGCCTTACTGGATCTATGCGGTTACAGTTTTGCACCGCGATACGCGCAGTTCAGTAGTGTCATCAATGATCTGTTTGATGTGACTGAAAGTGAACAAGGCAGCACCATACTGGCGCTAAAGAAGCCTATCAGAACGAATGTTATTACAACGGGATGGCAAGATATCAGGCGTATTGTTCTGTCACTTCAGACAAAGCGGACGACACAAGCAATGCTGGTAAGAAAGTTGTCTGGTTACCCTTCTGGACACCCAATATTACAGGCTCTGACGGAGTATAATCGACTGGTTAAAGCGCAATATTTACTTGACTACATCGACGATGCCAGTTTGCGGCAGTATGTGCAACGTGCCCTGAACCGGGGAGAAGCATGGCACTTCCTTAGACGAGCCATTGCGTCGGTGAATGGTGATCAGTTCCGTGGCAAAAACGAGTCTGAAATCGCTATCTGGAATGAATGCGCAAGATTGCTTGCCAACGCGATCATCTACTTCAACTCCGCGATACTGAGTCATCTTCTGGGACACTTTGAAGCGAGAGGAGATGAAGAGAAAGCGGGTATCACTCGTGCTGTTTCGCCCGTTGCGTGGCAAAATATCAACTTAAGCGGAACGTATAACTTCACTAATACTGGGAAATTGCCCAATATTGGCGAAATAACAAGGCCGATAGTGGATGATTAG
- a CDS encoding broad-spectrum class A beta-lactamase TEM-1 produces MSIQHFRVALIPFFAAFCLPVFAHPETLVKVKDAEDQLGARVGYIELDLNSGKILESFRPEERFPMMSTFKVLLCGAVLSRVDAGQEQLGRRIHYSQNDLVEYSPVTEKHLTDGMTVRELCSAAITMSDNTAANLLLTTIGGPKELTAFLHNMGDHVTRLDRWEPELNEAIPNDERDTTMPAAMATTLRKLLTGELLTLASRQQLIDWMEADKVAGPLLRSALPAGWFIADKSGAGERGSRGIIAALGPDGKPSRIVVIYTTGSQATMDERNRQIAEIGASLIKHW; encoded by the coding sequence ATGAGTATTCAACATTTTCGTGTCGCCCTTATTCCCTTTTTTGCGGCATTTTGCCTTCCTGTTTTTGCTCACCCAGAAACGCTGGTGAAAGTAAAAGATGCTGAAGATCAGTTGGGTGCACGAGTGGGTTACATCGAACTGGATCTCAACAGCGGTAAGATCCTTGAGAGTTTTCGCCCCGAAGAACGTTTTCCAATGATGAGCACTTTTAAAGTTCTGCTATGTGGTGCGGTATTATCCCGTGTTGACGCCGGGCAAGAGCAACTCGGTCGCCGCATACACTATTCTCAGAATGACTTGGTTGAGTACTCACCAGTCACAGAAAAGCATCTTACGGATGGCATGACAGTAAGAGAATTATGCAGTGCTGCCATAACCATGAGTGATAACACTGCTGCCAACTTACTTCTGACAACGATCGGAGGACCGAAGGAGCTAACCGCTTTTTTGCACAACATGGGGGATCATGTAACTCGCCTTGATCGTTGGGAACCGGAGCTGAATGAAGCCATACCAAACGACGAGCGTGACACCACGATGCCTGCAGCAATGGCAACAACGTTGCGCAAACTATTAACTGGCGAACTACTTACTCTAGCTTCCCGGCAACAATTAATAGACTGGATGGAGGCGGATAAAGTTGCAGGACCACTTCTGCGCTCGGCCCTTCCGGCTGGCTGGTTTATTGCTGATAAATCTGGAGCCGGTGAGCGTGGGTCTCGCGGTATCATTGCAGCACTGGGGCCAGATGGTAAGCCCTCCCGTATCGTAGTTATCTACACGACGGGGAGTCAGGCAACTATGGATGAACGAAATAGACAGATCGCTGAGATAGGTGCCTCACTGATTAAGCATTGGTAA